One window from the genome of Rhodococcus sp. ABRD24 encodes:
- a CDS encoding adenosylmethionine--8-amino-7-oxononanoate transaminase has product MTSMHLTSDRIVELDSEHLWHPYGALPASTVPLVVESAQGARLTLADGTELVDGMSSWWSAVHGYRHPVLDAAVIDQLGRMSHVMFGGLTHAPAARLAELLVQITPAGLDKVFLSDSGSVSVEVAVKMCLQYWRSLGRPEKHRLLTWRGGYHGDTFAPMSVCDPVGGMHSMWTDVLTRQRFAPVPPRDFHPEYVREFERIVIEHRDELAAIIVEPIVQGAGGMRFHHPDYLRELRRMCDEHGLLLVFDEIATGFGRTGELFAADHAGLAPDVMCVGKALTGGYLTLAATLCTATVAEVISAGEGGGIMHGPTFMANPMACAVAVAAVELLLSRDWRAEVEALGRGLERGLAPLRDVPGVLDVRVLGGIGVIELAQPVDMPTATDAAVAAGVWLRPFRNLIYAMPPYICNRDELDRITSGMVAAARSQLE; this is encoded by the coding sequence GTGACCTCCATGCACCTGACTTCCGACCGGATCGTCGAGCTCGACTCCGAACACCTGTGGCACCCCTACGGTGCGCTCCCTGCGTCGACGGTCCCGCTCGTGGTCGAGTCCGCGCAGGGTGCCCGGCTCACCCTTGCGGACGGGACCGAATTGGTCGACGGCATGAGTTCGTGGTGGTCGGCAGTGCACGGGTACCGCCACCCGGTACTCGACGCTGCCGTCATTGATCAGCTCGGCCGGATGAGCCACGTGATGTTCGGCGGTCTCACGCACGCCCCCGCCGCACGGTTAGCCGAACTGCTCGTGCAGATCACCCCCGCCGGGCTCGACAAGGTGTTTCTCTCCGACTCGGGGTCGGTGTCTGTCGAGGTCGCGGTGAAGATGTGCCTGCAGTACTGGCGCAGCCTCGGGCGGCCGGAGAAACACCGGCTACTGACGTGGCGCGGCGGCTATCACGGCGACACGTTCGCCCCGATGAGCGTGTGCGATCCGGTCGGCGGCATGCATTCGATGTGGACCGACGTGCTGACCCGCCAGAGGTTCGCGCCCGTCCCGCCGCGCGACTTCCACCCGGAGTATGTTCGCGAGTTCGAGCGCATCGTGATCGAGCACCGCGACGAGTTGGCCGCGATCATCGTCGAGCCGATCGTGCAGGGTGCTGGCGGCATGCGGTTCCATCATCCCGACTACCTGCGGGAACTGCGGCGCATGTGTGACGAGCACGGACTGCTGCTCGTGTTCGACGAGATCGCCACTGGATTCGGCCGTACCGGCGAGTTGTTCGCGGCCGACCACGCAGGCCTCGCTCCGGACGTCATGTGCGTCGGTAAGGCGCTCACCGGTGGGTATCTCACACTCGCTGCGACGCTGTGTACCGCGACCGTTGCCGAGGTGATCAGTGCGGGCGAGGGCGGCGGCATCATGCATGGGCCGACGTTCATGGCGAACCCGATGGCGTGTGCGGTCGCCGTCGCCGCCGTCGAACTACTGCTGTCGCGGGACTGGCGGGCCGAGGTCGAGGCGCTCGGCAGGGGACTCGAGCGGGGCCTTGCCCCGTTGCGTGACGTACCCGGTGTCCTGGATGTCCGGGTGCTCGGCGGAATCGGCGTGATCGAGCTCGCTCAGCCGGTGGACATGCCGACCGCGACCGACGCGGCCGTCGCGGCAGGGGTGTGGCTGCGACCGTTCCGGAACCTGATCTATGCGATGCCGCCGTACATCTGCAACCGGGACGAACTGGACCGCATCACCTCCGGCATGGTTGCGGCGGCGCGGAGCCAACTGGAGTGA
- the bioD gene encoding dethiobiotin synthase gives MSVVIISGTSTDVGKTVVTAALAAAISRLGRTVAVCKPAQTGVADGEPGDLAEVARLAGVATGLELARYPEPLAPDTAARCSGRAQLTRHEVVAAIRDLDSRHDVTLVEGAGGLLVRLGRDGFTLRDVAGDVRAPVVVVAAAGLGTLNHCALTAEALVSAGVPCGGFVIGSWPAEPGLAERCNVEDIATVTGSPLVGRVPAGVAGSDTAGFASTAPEWFDPDWLAALIG, from the coding sequence ATGAGTGTCGTGATCATCTCCGGGACATCGACCGATGTCGGCAAGACGGTCGTGACGGCCGCGCTGGCGGCCGCGATCAGCAGGCTGGGCCGGACCGTCGCGGTGTGCAAGCCCGCGCAGACCGGCGTTGCCGATGGCGAGCCGGGCGACCTGGCCGAGGTGGCACGCTTGGCGGGCGTTGCCACCGGATTGGAGTTGGCGCGGTACCCCGAGCCGTTGGCACCGGACACCGCGGCTCGGTGCAGCGGCCGGGCGCAGCTGACCCGTCACGAGGTGGTCGCGGCGATCCGGGACCTCGATTCCCGCCACGACGTGACGCTGGTGGAGGGTGCCGGCGGTCTGCTGGTGCGGCTCGGCAGGGACGGCTTCACGCTGCGGGACGTCGCCGGGGACGTGAGGGCTCCGGTGGTGGTGGTCGCGGCCGCGGGCCTTGGCACGTTGAACCATTGCGCGCTCACCGCCGAGGCTCTGGTGTCGGCGGGCGTGCCGTGCGGGGGTTTCGTGATCGGCTCCTGGCCCGCTGAACCGGGTCTCGCCGAGCGTTGCAATGTCGAAGACATTGCAACCGTGACGGGGTCGCCGCTGGTGGGGCGGGTCCCCGCGGGTGTCGCGGGTTCGGACACCGCCGGTTTCGCGTCGACGGCCCCGGAGTGGTTCGACCCCGACTGGCTCGCCGCGCTGATTGGATGA
- a CDS encoding class I SAM-dependent methyltransferase: protein MVNTSLSPRLAAIVDALPLRDGTRVLEIGCGPGAAAREIARRIGTGHILAIDRSPNAIRQAVRGSRTQIEAGTLSFRQVAVEQFELAADEAPFDIAFAVRVGALDGRHPDAGLLAVRRIAAALAPGGRLFIDGGDPLRELALSDLSGSTGHP, encoded by the coding sequence GTGGTCAACACTTCGCTGTCACCCCGGCTCGCGGCGATCGTCGATGCACTACCGCTCCGAGACGGGACAAGGGTGCTGGAGATCGGATGCGGACCGGGCGCCGCCGCGCGCGAGATCGCACGCCGCATCGGGACCGGGCACATTCTCGCAATCGACCGCTCGCCGAACGCGATTCGACAGGCCGTCAGAGGATCTCGAACGCAGATCGAGGCTGGAACCCTGAGCTTCCGTCAGGTCGCGGTCGAGCAGTTCGAACTTGCCGCCGACGAGGCACCGTTCGATATCGCCTTCGCCGTGCGGGTGGGCGCACTCGACGGGCGTCATCCCGACGCGGGACTGCTCGCGGTCCGCAGGATCGCGGCAGCATTGGCCCCGGGCGGGAGACTCTTCATCGACGGCGGTGATCCACTTCGCGAACTTGCACTGTCCGATCTGTCCGGCTCGACCGGGCACCCGTAG
- a CDS encoding AAA family ATPase, translated as MLIWINGAFGAGKTQTAFELNRRVPHSHIADPELIGFAVHKMLPASERGDFQDRPQWRSAVVATLADAVAAHDGPVIVPMTLVNPEYFDEIMTGLSAENVDVKHFSLTASAETLRHRLRTRSGYWLGRAAGRDETWAMQQITRCVAALGTDRFTEHVDTDDRTIDEVVEDIAARAGLLLTQPRLTATRYRLRRAVVGIRHIRT; from the coding sequence GTGCTCATATGGATCAACGGCGCGTTCGGCGCAGGAAAGACACAAACTGCATTCGAATTGAATCGACGCGTCCCGCATTCCCACATCGCCGATCCCGAACTCATCGGATTCGCTGTCCACAAGATGCTTCCGGCGTCCGAACGAGGCGACTTCCAAGACCGACCTCAGTGGCGGTCAGCGGTCGTCGCGACACTGGCCGATGCCGTCGCCGCCCACGACGGACCGGTGATCGTGCCGATGACGCTCGTCAACCCGGAGTATTTCGACGAGATCATGACCGGTCTGTCCGCCGAAAACGTTGATGTCAAACACTTCTCACTGACTGCCTCGGCCGAAACTCTTCGCCATCGACTACGGACCCGCAGCGGCTACTGGCTGGGCCGCGCTGCAGGACGGGACGAAACGTGGGCAATGCAGCAAATCACCCGCTGCGTCGCCGCCCTGGGCACAGACCGATTCACCGAACACGTCGACACCGACGATCGCACCATCGACGAGGTCGTCGAAGACATCGCGGCGCGTGCGGGCCTCCTCCTCACCCAACCGCGTCTTACGGCCACCCGCTATCGACTCCGACGGGCCGTGGTCGGCATCCGCCACATCAGAACCTAG
- a CDS encoding PucR family transcriptional regulator, giving the protein MKRDQRAELWLRDYVTTTMTREHLTSFLSDLEESFAADVPELAADAEVQRDLRAAIRCQLEAFLVASVPLADGPAATPVSEEAHALARTIAQRGLELRVLSQLYHAGHRAMLGFTSGLVEQEGLDSDFKLEVLTTVWAQTSELLNAMLDELAATYSRERERLLQGAFASRLATVREILDGGGHATQDSARLGYPLHRTHTAVVAWVEGAAPFAGSLESVVSRVAGGRRTLSVPSGAHGVWAWIAHGESDVEPLTTGPLSAPAGVRLALGEPSSGIDGFRRSHREARAAQRIAESGRRQTTVTRYRDIEVVSMLSADPAAMAALVGRELDGLLGEDTTAERLRDTLREVLACHGNQEAAARRLGVHKNTVRYRIQRVEETLGRDLLARRLNLELALKCFDAFGR; this is encoded by the coding sequence GTGAAGCGTGATCAGCGTGCCGAACTGTGGTTGCGCGACTACGTGACCACGACGATGACGCGCGAGCATCTCACTTCCTTCCTGTCCGACCTCGAGGAATCGTTCGCTGCTGACGTGCCGGAGCTTGCTGCGGACGCGGAGGTGCAGCGTGATCTGCGTGCGGCGATCCGCTGTCAGCTCGAGGCGTTTCTCGTTGCGAGTGTGCCGCTGGCCGACGGTCCCGCGGCGACACCCGTGTCGGAGGAGGCGCATGCGCTTGCGCGAACGATCGCCCAGCGCGGCCTGGAACTGCGCGTCCTCTCACAGCTCTACCATGCGGGCCACCGCGCGATGCTGGGTTTCACATCGGGTTTGGTCGAGCAGGAGGGATTGGATTCCGACTTCAAGCTCGAGGTGCTCACCACGGTGTGGGCGCAGACGAGTGAGTTGCTCAACGCCATGCTCGACGAACTCGCAGCTACCTACTCGCGGGAGCGGGAGCGGCTCCTGCAGGGCGCCTTCGCGTCCCGGTTGGCGACTGTCCGCGAGATCCTGGACGGCGGCGGCCACGCCACCCAGGACTCGGCGCGGCTCGGGTATCCGCTGCATCGCACGCACACAGCTGTCGTGGCCTGGGTCGAGGGGGCGGCGCCGTTCGCCGGTTCGCTGGAATCGGTCGTTTCCCGTGTGGCGGGGGGACGCCGCACCCTGTCGGTTCCCTCCGGTGCACACGGGGTGTGGGCGTGGATCGCGCACGGCGAGTCCGATGTCGAGCCGCTGACAACGGGGCCGTTGTCGGCACCTGCCGGAGTTCGCCTGGCGCTGGGTGAGCCTTCGTCGGGAATCGACGGGTTCCGGCGCAGTCACCGAGAGGCCCGCGCGGCGCAGCGGATCGCGGAGTCAGGACGGCGTCAGACAACAGTTACCCGTTACCGTGACATCGAGGTGGTCTCGATGCTGTCGGCCGACCCGGCCGCAATGGCCGCCCTCGTCGGCCGTGAGCTCGACGGACTGCTCGGCGAGGACACTACAGCGGAACGGCTCCGTGACACGCTGCGAGAGGTGCTCGCGTGCCACGGCAACCAGGAGGCCGCCGCTCGTCGGCTGGGCGTCCACAAGAACACGGTGCGGTACCGCATCCAGCGGGTCGAGGAGACGCTCGGCCGTGACCTGCTCGCTCGGCGTTTGAATCTCGAACTTGCGTTGAAGTGTTTCGACGCCTTCGGCCGGTGA
- a CDS encoding HNH endonuclease signature motif containing protein, translating into MNPGGLSNSGIAATALQPGDVCTLPEISLLQGTLEVSREIERLEALRVAMVAEIDERAVSFDALGFRSVKLWLAANTLLEVPAAARILALGKTLRRQPDIADAFSAGTVSAEHAALIGKFCETPPRGMPHEALDSCRKVLLDCATGPAATTMTVRTCIARLERIFESDELPPSEDTDRNEFHASKTLNGRVAVKGDLDAVTGEMLLTALSSLTKPRNPVDDPAGARTPAQRRADAFAEILRRYLDSGDAPIEGGERPHLSLHVNASDLARTETDHGHWESDNDPNLFGDKDVAQVPHMGPLTIATARRLACDCHLTPIVMDDGVPLNLGRTSRTVSKKQRRALIARDHGCAFPGCGAPPAHCEGHHVKHWADGGPTDLDNLVLLCRYHHHLLHHSHWQVEVGDDRKPWFTPPASVDPYKKPIPAHNRAGPQAA; encoded by the coding sequence ATGAATCCGGGGGGACTCAGCAACTCAGGCATCGCAGCCACCGCGCTGCAGCCGGGTGACGTGTGCACGCTCCCCGAGATCTCGCTGCTGCAAGGCACACTCGAAGTGTCCCGTGAGATCGAACGCCTCGAAGCACTGCGTGTCGCAATGGTTGCCGAAATCGACGAGCGTGCCGTTTCGTTTGACGCCCTCGGATTCCGCAGTGTCAAACTGTGGCTGGCAGCGAACACACTGCTGGAAGTGCCGGCCGCAGCACGGATCCTGGCGCTGGGGAAGACGCTTCGCCGGCAACCCGACATCGCCGACGCATTCAGCGCCGGCACCGTGTCGGCCGAACACGCCGCATTGATCGGCAAGTTCTGCGAGACCCCACCGCGCGGCATGCCTCACGAGGCTCTGGACTCGTGCCGAAAAGTCCTGCTGGACTGCGCCACCGGACCGGCCGCAACCACGATGACCGTCCGCACCTGCATCGCGCGCCTCGAGCGGATCTTCGAATCCGACGAACTCCCACCGAGTGAGGACACCGACCGCAACGAGTTCCATGCCTCGAAGACCCTGAACGGACGCGTCGCCGTCAAGGGTGATCTCGATGCCGTCACCGGCGAGATGTTATTGACGGCGCTGTCGTCGCTCACCAAACCGCGTAACCCGGTCGACGATCCAGCGGGTGCCCGCACCCCGGCGCAGCGACGCGCCGACGCCTTCGCCGAGATCCTGCGCCGCTACCTCGACTCCGGTGACGCACCCATCGAAGGTGGGGAACGACCACACCTGTCCTTACATGTGAACGCCAGCGACCTCGCGCGGACCGAGACCGATCACGGGCACTGGGAGTCAGACAACGATCCGAATCTGTTCGGTGACAAAGACGTTGCGCAGGTGCCCCACATGGGGCCACTCACCATTGCGACCGCCCGCCGATTGGCCTGCGACTGCCACCTCACCCCGATTGTCATGGACGACGGCGTGCCCTTGAACCTGGGCCGCACCAGTCGGACTGTGTCCAAGAAGCAGCGCCGTGCGTTGATCGCTCGCGACCATGGCTGCGCATTCCCCGGCTGCGGCGCACCACCCGCACACTGCGAAGGCCACCACGTCAAGCATTGGGCCGACGGCGGCCCCACCGACCTCGACAACCTAGTGCTGTTGTGCCGCTACCACCACCATTTGCTGCACCACTCCCACTGGCAGGTAGAAGTCGGTGACGATCGAAAGCCGTGGTTCACACCACCCGCGTCAGTAGATCCCTACAAGAAGCCCATCCCCGCCCACAATCGGGCGGGACCACAAGCCGCCTGA
- a CDS encoding transposase family protein, translated as MGLSMAERKSVTRAIATRYARADRSGKSRILDELCATTGWHRDHARRMLRSALMPRVVRPRAPRPVKYGSEVVTALTFCWAVLGMPAGKRLVPILPELVPVLRRFGELDIDDDTAALLVRMSAATVDRRLAPQRKSLELKGRSHTKPGSLLKSQIPIRTWAQWDDAVPGFVEIDLVGHEGGNAVDEHAYTLTVTDIATGWTENRSVPNKALKWVVAALDEIAGVLPFPLLGVDSDNGSEFINHHLLAWCERREITFTRSRPGNSNDGAHVEQKNWAIVRTVVGYLRYDTPAELLLLNKIWVLQSNMTNFFSPQQKLISKVRDGAKVTKKYDTATTPHRRASAHPAVTADTKDALDAAYASVNPAAVQRQIQALTAELITLATSKRTPTKKPGSATTPSRTSTNEATNHASRAS; from the coding sequence ATGGGACTGTCTATGGCGGAACGTAAGTCTGTGACGAGGGCGATCGCGACCCGATATGCCCGGGCCGACAGGTCAGGGAAGTCCCGGATTCTCGACGAGTTGTGCGCGACGACGGGGTGGCATCGTGATCATGCCCGCAGGATGTTGCGGTCTGCTCTGATGCCGCGGGTGGTGCGTCCGCGGGCTCCACGTCCGGTCAAGTATGGTTCGGAAGTTGTTACAGCACTGACATTCTGTTGGGCGGTGCTCGGCATGCCGGCAGGGAAGCGTCTTGTCCCGATCCTGCCGGAGCTGGTTCCGGTGTTGCGGCGGTTCGGGGAACTCGACATCGACGACGACACCGCGGCGTTGCTGGTGCGGATGTCGGCGGCGACCGTGGATCGGCGGCTGGCCCCGCAGCGCAAGTCGCTCGAACTCAAGGGTCGCTCGCACACGAAGCCGGGATCGCTGCTCAAGTCGCAGATACCGATCCGGACGTGGGCGCAGTGGGACGATGCGGTGCCGGGGTTCGTGGAGATCGATCTGGTCGGTCACGAGGGCGGGAACGCGGTCGATGAGCATGCGTACACGTTGACGGTGACCGATATCGCCACCGGGTGGACGGAGAACCGGTCGGTGCCGAACAAGGCCCTCAAGTGGGTGGTCGCGGCGCTCGACGAGATCGCCGGGGTGTTGCCGTTCCCGCTGCTCGGTGTGGACTCCGACAACGGCAGCGAGTTCATCAACCATCATCTGCTGGCGTGGTGTGAACGGCGGGAGATCACGTTCACCCGCTCGCGGCCGGGGAACTCGAATGATGGTGCGCACGTCGAGCAGAAGAACTGGGCCATCGTGCGTACCGTTGTCGGCTATCTTCGCTACGACACTCCTGCGGAACTTTTGTTACTCAACAAGATTTGGGTTCTGCAATCGAATATGACGAACTTCTTCTCGCCGCAGCAGAAGCTGATCTCCAAGGTTCGGGACGGCGCGAAGGTGACCAAGAAGTACGACACCGCGACCACTCCACACCGGCGTGCGAGCGCTCACCCCGCGGTGACCGCCGACACGAAGGACGCTCTCGATGCGGCCTACGCGAGCGTCAATCCCGCGGCGGTCCAACGACAGATCCAGGCCCTTACCGCCGAGTTGATCACCCTCGCCACCAGTAAACGAACACCGACGAAGAAGCCCGGATCCGCCACCACTCCCTCGCGGACATCCACAAATGAGGCAACGAATCACGCTTCGCGGGCATCTTGA
- a CDS encoding cytochrome P450, which translates to MAIPRIPEGFDFTDPDVYETRLPIEEFAELRKTAPVWWVEQPPTKGGYPDAGYWAVTRHADVKEVSRNSEVFSTWENTAIARFSDDIPRETVELMRHLLVNKDAPEHTKLRKIIARGFTPRAIASLRPALAARAEKIVSEAIAAGSGDFVAQVAAELPLQAIAELIGVPQDDRSKIFDWSNQMMGYDDPEYGDESATASAELLGYAYAMAEERRKCPADDILTTLVEADIDGDALNSEDFGFFVLLLAVAGNETTRNAITHGILAFMDNPDQWELYKRERPMSAVDEIIRWATPVVGFQRTALCDTELGGQAIRKGDRVVMFYSSANFDEDVFANPTAFDITRTDNDHLSFGGTGAHYCIGANLARMEIELMFNAIADRMPDITKLGDPRRLRSGWINGIKELQVDYSGKCPVAH; encoded by the coding sequence GTGGCAATTCCCCGTATTCCAGAAGGTTTCGACTTCACCGACCCCGATGTGTACGAGACGAGGTTGCCGATCGAGGAGTTCGCGGAACTCCGGAAGACGGCTCCCGTGTGGTGGGTCGAACAGCCGCCGACGAAGGGTGGGTATCCGGATGCTGGGTACTGGGCGGTGACTCGGCACGCCGACGTCAAAGAAGTCTCGCGCAACAGCGAGGTGTTCTCGACGTGGGAGAACACGGCGATCGCTCGGTTCTCCGACGACATACCCCGCGAGACAGTCGAACTCATGCGGCACCTGCTCGTGAACAAGGATGCCCCGGAGCACACCAAGCTACGCAAGATCATCGCCCGTGGCTTCACCCCGCGCGCCATCGCCAGCCTGCGTCCGGCGCTGGCCGCGCGCGCCGAGAAGATCGTCTCGGAGGCCATCGCCGCCGGGTCGGGCGACTTCGTCGCGCAGGTCGCGGCGGAACTTCCGCTGCAGGCCATCGCCGAATTGATCGGTGTGCCGCAGGACGACCGCAGCAAGATCTTCGACTGGTCCAATCAAATGATGGGTTACGACGATCCCGAGTACGGTGACGAGTCGGCGACGGCATCGGCGGAGCTGCTGGGCTATGCGTATGCCATGGCGGAGGAGCGCCGTAAGTGCCCGGCCGACGACATTCTCACCACGCTCGTCGAGGCCGACATCGACGGCGACGCACTCAATTCCGAAGACTTCGGCTTCTTCGTGCTTCTGCTCGCGGTTGCCGGGAACGAGACCACCCGCAACGCCATCACCCACGGCATCCTTGCCTTCATGGACAACCCCGACCAATGGGAGCTGTACAAGCGCGAGCGTCCGATGTCCGCCGTCGACGAGATCATCCGTTGGGCCACACCGGTGGTGGGGTTCCAGCGAACTGCACTGTGCGACACAGAGCTCGGTGGTCAGGCGATTCGCAAGGGCGATCGGGTGGTGATGTTCTACTCGTCCGCCAACTTCGACGAGGACGTGTTCGCCAATCCGACGGCATTCGATATCACGCGAACGGACAACGACCACTTGAGCTTCGGGGGTACCGGCGCGCACTACTGCATCGGCGCGAACCTGGCACGGATGGAGATCGAGCTGATGTTCAATGCGATCGCCGACCGCATGCCCGACATCACCAAGCTCGGTGATCCGCGCCGGCTGCGATCAGGGTGGATCAACGGGATCAAGGAACTGCAGGTTGACTACAGCGGAAAGTGTCCGGTCGCGCACTGA
- a CDS encoding 8-amino-7-oxononanoate synthase has protein sequence MGTEGNALSWLDDVARDRRAAGLRRELRPRGDADTVIDLASNDYLGLVRHPEVIDGTVEAVRRWGGGATGSRLVTGTTREHARLERELADFVGTESGLVFASGYAANLGAVTALSGPGSLIVSDAGAHASLVDACRLSRSRVVVAPHADVEFLRRTLAGRAEERALVLTDSVFSADGDLAPLVAMHRVCREYGAVLLVDEAHGLGVRGVGGRGLVHEVGLAGEPDIVVTATLSKSLASQGGVVLAPDSVRAHLIDAARTFIFDTGLAPAAVGAARAALAVLIREPERAAAVLARAGDLARISGADAPESAVVSVILGDPSAALAAADACRERGVHVGCFRPPSVPEGTSRLRLTARATIADDELAHIESVLAEVLSLDAAGTSA, from the coding sequence GTGGGTACCGAGGGCAACGCACTGAGCTGGCTGGACGACGTCGCACGCGACCGGCGGGCCGCCGGGCTGCGCCGGGAGTTGCGTCCACGCGGTGACGCCGACACGGTGATCGATCTCGCGTCCAACGACTACCTCGGTTTGGTTCGTCATCCTGAGGTGATCGATGGCACCGTCGAGGCGGTTCGGCGGTGGGGCGGTGGTGCCACGGGTTCACGCCTCGTGACGGGCACGACGCGCGAGCATGCGCGGCTCGAGCGGGAGCTCGCCGACTTTGTCGGTACCGAGTCAGGTCTCGTGTTCGCCAGCGGATATGCTGCGAATCTCGGTGCTGTGACGGCGCTTTCGGGCCCGGGTTCGCTGATCGTCTCGGACGCGGGCGCGCATGCTTCGTTGGTGGACGCATGCCGGCTGTCTCGCTCGCGGGTGGTGGTTGCACCCCATGCTGACGTCGAATTCTTGCGCCGGACGCTCGCGGGCCGCGCCGAGGAACGTGCCCTGGTGCTCACGGACTCGGTGTTCAGCGCCGACGGCGATCTCGCGCCACTCGTGGCAATGCACCGCGTGTGCCGCGAGTACGGTGCGGTGCTGCTGGTGGACGAGGCGCACGGACTCGGTGTTCGGGGCGTCGGGGGGCGCGGCCTCGTGCACGAGGTGGGGCTGGCGGGGGAGCCGGACATCGTGGTGACCGCGACGTTGTCGAAGTCACTGGCCAGCCAGGGCGGCGTGGTGCTCGCACCGGACAGCGTCCGCGCCCACCTGATCGATGCCGCGCGCACGTTCATCTTCGATACCGGTCTGGCGCCTGCCGCGGTGGGTGCGGCGCGGGCCGCGCTCGCGGTGCTGATCCGGGAACCAGAGCGCGCGGCGGCGGTGCTGGCGCGCGCGGGTGACCTGGCGCGGATTTCTGGGGCGGATGCCCCCGAATCTGCGGTGGTGTCGGTCATTCTCGGTGATCCGTCGGCCGCGCTGGCCGCGGCCGACGCGTGCAGGGAACGCGGGGTGCACGTGGGTTGCTTCCGGCCGCCGTCGGTCCCGGAGGGCACATCGCGGCTGCGGCTGACCGCGCGCGCGACGATTGCCGACGATGAGCTAGCGCATATCGAATCCGTTCTGGCTGAAGTGCTTTCGCTGGATGCTGCGGGAACTTCCGCATGA